A single genomic interval of Halobacillus halophilus DSM 2266 harbors:
- a CDS encoding acyl-CoA thioesterase: protein MDAKPCIDSLTVKSSHVLPPDTNSHGTLFGGRLMAYIDDVAAIAAVRHCRKPVVTASTDSVDFLQPVQEGDTICVEAFVTYTHNTSMEVFVKATTENLLSGDRKVCTTAFLSMVAVDDNNQPSNVPGVYPETEEEQWLHDGAKRRHEYRKERRKESKELAEKFGTKLPWKRNR from the coding sequence ATGGATGCAAAACCATGTATAGATTCACTTACGGTTAAAAGCTCACATGTACTGCCACCTGACACGAATAGTCACGGAACTTTATTCGGAGGCAGATTGATGGCCTATATTGATGATGTAGCTGCTATTGCTGCGGTCCGGCACTGCCGGAAGCCGGTCGTAACAGCTTCAACAGATTCGGTTGACTTTCTGCAGCCGGTTCAGGAAGGAGACACGATTTGTGTAGAGGCATTTGTTACCTACACTCATAACACCTCCATGGAAGTGTTTGTCAAAGCGACTACTGAAAATTTACTATCAGGCGACCGCAAAGTGTGTACCACCGCTTTTCTATCGATGGTTGCGGTAGATGACAACAACCAGCCTTCCAATGTACCAGGTGTCTATCCAGAAACAGAAGAAGAACAGTGGCTGCATGACGGAGCGAAGAGACGTCATGAATATCGTAAAGAAAGACGGAAAGAATCGAAAGAGCTTGCGGAGAAATTCGGAACTAAATTACCTTGGAAAAGAAATAGGTAA
- a CDS encoding response regulator transcription factor, whose protein sequence is MNQFVGLVEDDPNIRDIVEGYLKKEGLKVTAVETAEKAWEIFESESPDLWVLDIMLPGMDGYEFCKKVRESSQVPIIIISAKDEEVDKILGLELGGDDYLTKPFSPRELVARVKRHLKRWEVMQPEQHSREDRIESGELLLHVGERRAYFQDEEVEVTTKEFEMLRILASQVNRAFSREELLVKVWGEDYFGSDRAVDDLVKRLRKKMKQLPLETVWGYGYRLRDKGQSS, encoded by the coding sequence GTGAACCAATTCGTTGGATTGGTAGAAGATGATCCAAATATTAGAGATATAGTAGAAGGATATTTAAAAAAAGAAGGACTGAAAGTAACAGCAGTTGAGACAGCAGAGAAAGCGTGGGAAATATTTGAAAGTGAATCGCCTGATTTATGGGTGCTGGATATTATGCTTCCTGGAATGGATGGCTATGAATTCTGTAAAAAAGTAAGAGAGAGCTCCCAGGTCCCGATTATTATCATATCAGCTAAGGATGAAGAAGTAGATAAGATCCTTGGATTGGAACTTGGCGGAGATGATTATTTGACCAAGCCTTTCAGTCCTCGGGAGCTTGTGGCAAGAGTTAAACGTCATTTGAAACGCTGGGAAGTGATGCAGCCAGAACAGCATTCCAGGGAAGATAGAATTGAAAGCGGAGAACTCCTTTTACATGTAGGAGAACGTAGAGCTTATTTTCAGGATGAAGAAGTAGAGGTAACCACGAAGGAATTCGAAATGCTCAGGATTTTGGCGTCTCAAGTAAACCGTGCATTTTCCAGGGAGGAATTATTAGTAAAGGTATGGGGGGAAGACTACTTTGGCAGTGACCGGGCCGTTGATGACCTTGTTAAGCGATTGCGTAAAAAGATGAAGCAGCTTCCTCTTGAAACCGTATGGGGATATGGCTATAGGCTGCGTGACAAAGGACAGTCCTCATGA
- a CDS encoding sensor histidine kinase: MKLLYQLNAAFTALIIIIMSITAFFIYSLLMDMLIQDEQRQLKARAELLIDIINEEDASRSPQLSQLLQDRNYPILLFNQNDNNILFRTMPPSIARTWIAEYESELKNQEVWESGGEKYVIYDFPLSEENDEVLVMATPLNDLQAVQSVFAFRMVVVFLIGLVLAIVVSYFLTRRLVTPLTKLKQEVKKIEKRQFKDVRPVEATGEIKEVEQSVRHMAEELARYIHSQKQFFQNASHELKTPLMSIQGYAEGIRDGVFEGEAAEKGLNVMVSETDRLKKIVNEMILLAKLDSSEDVYHPERTEIIELVHQAKDRLLPLAQEKGVEIEVDTNDLFYSNVDQERVLQAFINILSNAVRHAQNKIQIHTFRDEKGLRVHVSDDGEGIPEDLLPQLFERFIKGKEGETGLGLAISRAIIERSGGKIQAANNSDQPGALFEIHLPPEG, translated from the coding sequence ATGAAACTCCTCTATCAACTGAATGCAGCATTTACTGCTTTAATCATCATCATCATGTCAATTACAGCTTTTTTCATCTACTCCCTTTTAATGGACATGCTGATCCAGGATGAACAAAGACAGCTTAAAGCGAGGGCAGAACTATTAATTGATATTATTAACGAGGAAGATGCTTCAAGAAGTCCTCAGTTATCTCAGCTGCTTCAGGATCGAAATTACCCTATCCTATTATTTAACCAGAATGACAATAATATTTTATTTCGTACGATGCCACCGTCCATCGCGCGTACCTGGATCGCGGAATACGAAAGTGAACTTAAGAACCAGGAAGTCTGGGAAAGCGGGGGAGAGAAGTACGTCATCTATGACTTTCCATTGTCCGAAGAAAATGATGAAGTTCTCGTGATGGCCACACCGCTCAATGATTTGCAGGCCGTGCAATCGGTATTCGCGTTTCGGATGGTGGTCGTTTTCTTAATTGGACTGGTTCTTGCCATTGTGGTTAGCTACTTCCTGACACGCAGACTGGTGACACCTCTGACGAAATTAAAACAAGAAGTTAAAAAAATTGAGAAACGGCAATTTAAGGATGTGCGTCCTGTAGAAGCTACTGGTGAAATTAAAGAAGTAGAACAAAGTGTTCGTCACATGGCAGAGGAACTGGCCCGCTATATACACTCTCAGAAACAATTCTTTCAAAATGCTTCTCATGAACTGAAAACACCGCTTATGTCCATTCAAGGCTATGCGGAAGGGATCCGTGATGGTGTGTTCGAAGGAGAAGCGGCCGAAAAAGGGTTAAATGTGATGGTCAGTGAGACGGATCGGTTGAAAAAAATAGTAAATGAAATGATTCTGCTCGCCAAATTGGACAGCAGTGAAGATGTATATCATCCTGAGCGCACGGAGATTATCGAACTAGTTCATCAGGCAAAGGACAGGCTCTTGCCGTTAGCTCAGGAAAAAGGGGTGGAAATTGAGGTGGACACCAATGATTTATTTTACTCTAATGTAGATCAGGAGAGGGTACTGCAAGCCTTTATAAACATATTAAGTAATGCTGTCCGCCATGCTCAAAATAAGATTCAAATTCATACGTTCAGAGATGAAAAAGGTCTCAGAGTCCACGTCAGTGATGATGGAGAAGGAATTCCTGAAGATCTTCTGCCTCAATTATTTGAACGTTTTATTAAGGGTAAAGAAGGGGAAACAGGACTGGGTCTGGCTATTTCAAGAGCCATTATCGAGCGAAGCGGTGGAAAAATTCAAGCCGCCAACAACTCAGACCAGCCGGGGGCCTTATTCGAAATCCATTTACCCCCGGAAGGTTGA
- a CDS encoding S1C family serine protease translates to MMDEENKNQAKRSYKRTGLAFSVLGAIIAVFIVTTVFQWKGVSINVNTDKPTAQADELNLGESQSATTQAINEASEAVVGVSKMKETPQGTQKAGTGSGVIYKKDGDQAYVVTNHHVVEQASSLEVVISGGKKVEAELKGTDPLTDLAVLQIDSEHVKKVADLAKAEDVEVGETAIAIGNPLGMEFAGSATKGIVSGLERNIPVDINGDQQPDWQTEVIQTDAAINPGNSGGALVNLQGEVIGINSMKIAKEEVEGIGFSIPMNVAKPVIKDLETNGEVKRPYMGVSLQDLSQVPGSILQTDLNLPADVSKGVIVQAVAENSPAQKANLSQYDVITEIDGNKIESLMDLRQFLYNDVKDGETVELTVYRDGEPMKVDLNLSSQ, encoded by the coding sequence ATGATGGACGAAGAAAACAAAAACCAAGCCAAGCGTAGTTATAAACGTACAGGATTAGCATTCAGTGTATTAGGAGCTATTATAGCTGTTTTCATAGTAACCACAGTTTTTCAATGGAAAGGCGTTTCAATAAACGTTAATACAGACAAGCCTACCGCTCAAGCTGATGAATTGAACCTGGGTGAGTCTCAAAGCGCTACTACCCAGGCAATCAACGAGGCATCTGAAGCAGTAGTTGGCGTCAGCAAAATGAAAGAAACACCTCAAGGAACTCAAAAAGCCGGCACAGGTTCTGGGGTCATTTACAAAAAAGATGGTGATCAAGCTTATGTCGTAACGAACCATCATGTGGTAGAACAGGCCAGCAGTCTGGAAGTTGTCATAAGTGGTGGTAAAAAGGTAGAAGCTGAACTCAAAGGCACTGACCCATTAACAGACCTCGCCGTTTTACAAATAGATAGCGAACATGTCAAAAAGGTTGCCGACTTAGCTAAAGCAGAAGACGTAGAGGTCGGAGAAACAGCCATAGCCATAGGTAACCCTCTTGGCATGGAATTCGCAGGTTCCGCAACAAAAGGTATTGTCAGTGGTCTTGAACGCAATATCCCTGTAGATATTAACGGAGACCAACAGCCAGACTGGCAAACCGAAGTCATTCAAACGGACGCAGCGATTAACCCGGGGAACAGCGGCGGTGCGCTCGTTAACCTGCAAGGTGAAGTCATAGGTATCAATTCTATGAAAATCGCTAAAGAAGAAGTAGAAGGGATTGGCTTCTCCATCCCAATGAACGTAGCTAAACCAGTCATTAAAGATCTGGAGACAAATGGTGAAGTAAAACGCCCTTACATGGGTGTATCTCTTCAAGATCTCAGCCAAGTTCCCGGATCTATTCTACAGACAGATCTAAACCTGCCTGCTGATGTTTCTAAAGGCGTTATTGTCCAGGCAGTTGCTGAGAACTCTCCTGCTCAGAAAGCAAACCTAAGTCAATACGATGTAATTACTGAAATTGATGGCAATAAGATTGAATCACTTATGGATCTGCGTCAATTCCTTTATAACGATGTAAAAGATGGTGAAACTGTTGAACTAACCGTTTACCGAGACGGAGAACCTATGAAAGTAGATCTTAACCTTTCTTCTCAATAA
- a CDS encoding ABC transporter ATP-binding protein, translated as MFIQIEDLCFSYGNSKNNTIQNFNLTIEQGEIISILGESGSGKSTILRLLCGLETPSCGKIEINDQVMTDDRRFILPEKRDIGMVFQDYALFPHMNVSENIQFGLKGFGRKAKKNRVQEVLELVNMESYAKRYPHELSGGQQQRIALARALAPKPSLLLLDEPFSNLDADLQIKIRNELKEIIKKTGITSIFVTHDREDSRAIADRIITMRDGAAHDWNSICTSRYDQQANQKEFVNIP; from the coding sequence ATGTTTATCCAAATTGAAGACCTTTGTTTTAGCTATGGAAATTCAAAAAATAACACTATACAAAATTTCAATTTAACAATTGAACAGGGTGAAATAATCTCGATTCTTGGAGAGAGCGGCAGCGGTAAAAGTACAATACTGCGATTGCTTTGCGGACTGGAAACCCCAAGCTGCGGAAAAATTGAGATCAATGATCAAGTGATGACTGACGATCGGCGTTTCATATTACCTGAAAAGCGCGACATTGGTATGGTATTTCAGGACTATGCTCTCTTTCCTCATATGAATGTGAGCGAAAATATTCAGTTTGGACTGAAAGGTTTTGGGCGGAAAGCTAAGAAAAATCGAGTTCAGGAAGTTCTTGAGCTCGTTAATATGGAAAGCTACGCCAAGCGATATCCGCATGAATTAAGCGGCGGCCAGCAGCAGCGAATTGCTCTGGCACGAGCACTTGCTCCTAAACCTTCTTTACTGCTTCTGGATGAACCTTTCAGCAACTTGGACGCGGATTTACAAATTAAGATCCGCAATGAATTGAAAGAAATTATTAAGAAGACAGGGATCACTTCCATTTTTGTAACCCATGATCGTGAAGATTCAAGAGCTATAGCTGATCGCATTATAACGATGAGAGATGGAGCAGCCCACGACTGGAACTCCATTTGCACCTCACGTTACGATCAACAAGCCAATCAGAAAGAATTCGTCAATATTCCCTAG